TGCCGCCTTCGAGGAAGTCGCCCGCCTCGCCGACCTTGCAGAAGCCGAGCCCTTCGAGCCAGGTCACGGCGTTGAAGCTGAACCCGTCATAAAGCTGTGCCACATCAACGTCTTCTGCAGTGTAATCGGTGTTCTTCCACAGATCGCGCCCAGTCGGATAGGCGGCGACCCATTCGGCCTGGTCCCAGCTATAGCGCTCGACCGTACCTGCAGACGCGGCGACGCGAACCGGCGTCGTCTTCACTTCGCCCAGCGCATCGCCAGCCGACACGATCAGCACCGTCGAAGCGTCGGTGAAGCGATCGCAGTCATAGAGGCAGAAGGGCTCGGAGATCATCCGCGAGGACATGTATTTGTCCATCGTCAGCGGTTCGCGCACCAGGGCGCGCGGGTTCTTCGCCGAATTGGCCGTATCGGTCAGCGCGATCTGCGCGAGTTGTTCGCGCGTCATCCCATATTTCCTGAAATGGCGCATCGCGAACTGGCCGATCCAGTTCGCCGCCGAGATGGCATTGAACGGCGCGGTCCATTGCTGGCCGCCATCGACGCGGTCGCGCCGCATCGGCGGAAATTCCTCGGGCCGCGACAGGGCCGCCGCCTCGTACACCGTGCGGAAGCAGATGATGTGGCGCGCCAGCCCCTGCTTGATCGCGCCGACCGCTTCGACCACGGCGCCGAGCTGCGAGCTGATTTCGCCGCCCCCGGCATACCAGGTCGGCTTGATACCGAGCGCGTCGATCAGCTCATCGGCGCCGATCGGCGAGAAGCCGAGAAAGATCGGCATCCGGCCGGGATAAGTCGAAACGCCGTCGATCTGGTCGATCGTCAGCCCTGCATCGTCGAGTGCTTCCTTGACCGCGTCGACCGTCAGCAGCAGCGGATGCCGCGTCAGGCGGACACCGACCTCGGACTGACCGATCCCGGTAATATAGGCTTCGCTATCGGCCATCTCAGGCGTCCTCCCCGATCTTTTCGAACAGCGGCAGCCACACATCCTCTTCTTGAAGGAAAGTGACCTTCACCTTGTCGCCGATATTCACGTCCTCGACCGGGCAATTGACGATGTTGGTCGTCAGAAACACGCCCGGCGCACCATCCAGCGCGACGCGTGCGATCACGAACGGCACTTCCATGTCGCGCATGAAGGGCTGGTGATTGATCGTGAAGGTGTCGACCGTTGCGGTGCCGGGCACCGCTTCGGGTGCGACATTTTCGGACAGGCAGTTGCGGCACACCGGCCGCGGCGGATGCACCCAGGTGCCGCAATCGCCGCAATGATAGATGCGCAGCTCGCCCTGCTCGCCACCGGTCCAGAAGTCACGGTTGACGGCATCAAGCTTCGGCAAGGGCCGGTTCGCCATGCGTCAGGCCTCCCAGGTCAGCCAGAGCGCGTCGGGACCGATCACATGGCCGCCATGATAGGTGACCTTATGCTCGGGATCGAGCCGGAACTCGGGCATGCGCGCGAGCAGTTCCTCATAGAGGATCTGCAGTTCGATCCGCGCAAGGTGCGAGCCGAGGCAGCGATGCGGGCCGCCGCCAAAGGCGATATGCACATTGTTCTCGCGCTTCATGTTGAATTCGGCCGGGTTCTTATACTCGGTGGGATCGAGATCGGCGCCGGGCAGGAACAGCATCGCGCGGTCGTTGGCCTGCATCGGCGCGCCGTGGAATTCGATGTCGCGCGTCACGCGGCGCACCGGCACGGTGAAGGTATAGCGGCGCAGCAATTCCTCGGCTGCTTCGGGGATCAGCTTGGGTTCGGCGCGCAGCCTGGCCTGAAGCTCAAGGTCGCTGGCGAGGCGATGCACCCCATGCCCCATTCCGTTCATCACCGTGTCGAGCCCGGCGATGAACAGCAGGACGGCGTAATTCTCCATATCCTCGATCGTCATCGGCCGGCCGTCGATTTCGGTCTGCCAGAGCATCGAGATGATGTCGTCCTGCGGATTGTCGCGGCGTTCGAGGATCGTGTCGCGCATGATCGCGGCGCAGCGGATCATGCGCTGCGCCATCGAGGCGGCGTCGAGGCTGATCGCCGCAAGATGCTCTTCGACCAGCTTGCGATATTCCGCCTGACGATCGAGCGGCAGGCCGAACATCTTGAGGAACACCTGCACCGGCATCGGCTCGGCGACTTCGGTCATGAAGTTCGCCTTGCCCTTGGGTTTCATCGAGTCGATCAGTTCGCCGGCGAGCTTGCGGATATCGCCCTTGAGCGCCGCCATCGCCTTGGGCGAAAAGGTCTTTTGCAGCGGCGCGCGATATTTGGTGTGCTCGGGCGGATCGAGGTTGATCGGCACCGCCATCGGCACGCGCGGCATATCGGCAGGCATCGACGCCATCATCGCCTTGATCTGCGCGGCGGGGATGACTTCGCTGGAGAATATTTCGGTGTCGCGCGAAGCTTCGAAATTGGCCTTGTGGCTGACGATCATCCAGTGGCCGCCATTGCGCGGCGTCCAGAAGACCGGCGGCGCCTGCTCGATCAGGCCCAGGATGCGCTCGTGCGGCGCTTCACGATATTCGGGGTCGTTGAACAGGTCGAAATCGTAGCAGACCGATTCCGGGACATGATCCGGCCGTTCCACGGCCGGGCTCAACGTAGCAGCTTCCGACATTTCTCTCTCCGATCGCTTCATTACTAAGCTTGCTAAGCTCTTGTCGGAATCGGACGCCAAACGCAAGCTCGCACACCACCCTTCGAAGACCGGCCGTGCCGGTTCTCCGTCGAGCGCATCGTCAGTGTGCCGTTCATGGCTTCAGATACAATCGCGCGGCGTCGCGAAGGCAATCAATACCGCTCTGGCGATTGCGCGCCGCTTTGCGCCGCGCGCGCCGCACGGTACGACGCCGGGCAAAGCCAATGCGCCGTGAGAGGAGACCCGCCATGTCCGACACCGAAGCCCCCCTGCTCGTCACGCAGGAAGACGCGATCCTGATCGCGACTCTCAACCGGCCGGACAAACTGAATGCGCTCAACGGCGAGACGATGCGGCTGTTCGAAGAGGCATTGCACCGTTTCCGCGACGATCCCGCGCTCAAGGTGCTGCTGATCCGCGCGACGGGCCGCTATTTCTGCTCGGGCGCCGATCTGCGCAGCGGCGATCCGGTCGAGCCCAAGCGCACCGGATCGGGCATTCGCGAGAACCACCGCATCGGGCTGCACGGCATGCACCGCATCTATGACGAGATGGAGCATATCGAAAAGCCGATCGTCGTCGCGCATCACGCGACCTGCGTCGGCGGCGGGCTCGAACTCTCGCTGTCGTGCGACTTCCGGCTGGCCGCGAAGAGCGCGCGCTATAGCTTCCCCGAAAGCCTGTTCGGCGTGATCCCCGCCTCGAACGGCGTCAGCCGCCTCACCCGCATCGTCGGCACGCACTGGGCGCGCTACCTGATCATGGGCAACAAGCCCGCCGACGCCGATCTGGCGCTGACGATGGGCCTTGTCCACGAAGTCCATCCCGATGAAGGGTTCGAGGAAGCGGCACTCGATTTCTGCCGCCACCTCGCCAAGAACAATCTCGAGCAGATGGGCGTCGCCAAGCTGGCGATCGAAATGGCGGCCGATGTGGGGCTCGCCCAGGCGCGAAACGTCGAGCGGATGGCGAACAGCACGCTGATGCTCAACCCGGAATATCTCGCGGGGATCGAGAAATATATCGCCAAGCTGGGGAGCAAGGGGAAGAAGGACTGAGGTTCGTCCAGCCTTCCTCCAAACCCGTTTGGGCTGAGCTTGTCGAAGCCCCGTTCTGCCTTCTCTCTACGGTGGGAAAAGAAGAACGGCCCTTCGACAAGCTCAGGGCAAACGGGCATTGAGGTGTGAGGTCAAGCAACAAACACCCCGTCGCCCTGGCCTTGAGCCGGGATTACGGCAACCTCACTATCGTCGCCTGCTCACATTCCGGGCAATTGCCAACCGCCACGAACCCCATCAGATTATCGGCCCGTTTCCAGGACACGGGACGCGCCGGGAAAAGCCATGCAGATATCCGAACGCACGCAAAATATTCTGATCCTGATCGGCGTCCCGATCTTTGTGATCGTGTGCATGGCAGTCGCGACCGGAAGCGAAACCATTCTGTTCGTCGTGATGCCGATTTTCTTCAATCTGGCCTCGGTCTACATGGCGTGGCTGCTGGTCAGAGCCCATCGCACCGGGATGATATACGCGGGCGGAGGCATCCCGACGGAGCGATCGAAAAACCCCCGGCTATTCGCCTATCATTTCGGGCTTTTCGCATTCGCTCTGGCGCTTATCCTGTGCTTCACCCTAATCATCGATCTGATGGTATTGATCTGGCTTTTCGGCGCATTTGCGGGGGCCGTGTCGCAATAGCGGCCGCTTCTCAGCCGGAGCGGAAACCCGCTCAGAAAGTCTCCCCCACCAGCTCCTCGGTCTTCTCCCAGAAAATCCGCGCGCGTTCGGGATCGACGGCATAGCTCGCCACGCCCGGCCCCAGCGGCCCGGTCTTGGTGCCGGGCGGCA
This genomic interval from Sphingosinithalassobacter tenebrarum contains the following:
- a CDS encoding thiolase family protein translates to MADSEAYITGIGQSEVGVRLTRHPLLLTVDAVKEALDDAGLTIDQIDGVSTYPGRMPIFLGFSPIGADELIDALGIKPTWYAGGGEISSQLGAVVEAVGAIKQGLARHIICFRTVYEAAALSRPEEFPPMRRDRVDGGQQWTAPFNAISAANWIGQFAMRHFRKYGMTREQLAQIALTDTANSAKNPRALVREPLTMDKYMSSRMISEPFCLYDCDRFTDASTVLIVSAGDALGEVKTTPVRVAASAGTVERYSWDQAEWVAAYPTGRDLWKNTDYTAEDVDVAQLYDGFSFNAVTWLEGLGFCKVGEAGDFLEGGKRIALDGELPVNTGGGQLGGGRLHGFGFAHEAVVQLRGEGGERQVANDPKVAVATSGGGPLATALLLAKD
- a CDS encoding Zn-ribbon domain-containing OB-fold protein; amino-acid sequence: MANRPLPKLDAVNRDFWTGGEQGELRIYHCGDCGTWVHPPRPVCRNCLSENVAPEAVPGTATVDTFTINHQPFMRDMEVPFVIARVALDGAPGVFLTTNIVNCPVEDVNIGDKVKVTFLQEEDVWLPLFEKIGEDA
- a CDS encoding cytochrome P450 gives rise to the protein MSEAATLSPAVERPDHVPESVCYDFDLFNDPEYREAPHERILGLIEQAPPVFWTPRNGGHWMIVSHKANFEASRDTEIFSSEVIPAAQIKAMMASMPADMPRVPMAVPINLDPPEHTKYRAPLQKTFSPKAMAALKGDIRKLAGELIDSMKPKGKANFMTEVAEPMPVQVFLKMFGLPLDRQAEYRKLVEEHLAAISLDAASMAQRMIRCAAIMRDTILERRDNPQDDIISMLWQTEIDGRPMTIEDMENYAVLLFIAGLDTVMNGMGHGVHRLASDLELQARLRAEPKLIPEAAEELLRRYTFTVPVRRVTRDIEFHGAPMQANDRAMLFLPGADLDPTEYKNPAEFNMKRENNVHIAFGGGPHRCLGSHLARIELQILYEELLARMPEFRLDPEHKVTYHGGHVIGPDALWLTWEA
- a CDS encoding enoyl-CoA hydratase/isomerase family protein; this translates as MSDTEAPLLVTQEDAILIATLNRPDKLNALNGETMRLFEEALHRFRDDPALKVLLIRATGRYFCSGADLRSGDPVEPKRTGSGIRENHRIGLHGMHRIYDEMEHIEKPIVVAHHATCVGGGLELSLSCDFRLAAKSARYSFPESLFGVIPASNGVSRLTRIVGTHWARYLIMGNKPADADLALTMGLVHEVHPDEGFEEAALDFCRHLAKNNLEQMGVAKLAIEMAADVGLAQARNVERMANSTLMLNPEYLAGIEKYIAKLGSKGKKD